A section of the Pedobacter sp. HDW13 genome encodes:
- a CDS encoding TIR domain-containing protein, protein MATKKNTSPQPPRIFILTITNEEFKSKLTERIRIGEELHTRQIVSQEDYTTLENDVDIWNDYNFEMLKQVFNYPDNTYVESYNDAGYTFMGQMGEVRNDQLQTKRNLINYKLSSLKSLLAKAELIKSEKEITNIPTKVAREVSTGEVFIVHGHDDLAKAETARFIERLGFKPIILHEQASSGKTIIEKIEHYSNVGFGIVLYTPCDLGGKTTDSLKSRARQNVVFEHGYLIGKIGRDKVCALVKGDIETPNDISGVVYISMNSSHWQFDIAKELRNSGYDVDLNKL, encoded by the coding sequence ATGGCCACAAAGAAAAATACAAGCCCACAACCCCCAAGAATCTTTATATTAACAATTACCAATGAGGAATTCAAAAGTAAGTTAACTGAAAGAATAAGAATTGGCGAAGAATTGCATACTCGTCAAATTGTAAGTCAAGAGGATTATACTACACTCGAAAATGATGTTGACATCTGGAATGATTACAACTTTGAAATGTTAAAACAGGTTTTTAACTATCCCGATAATACTTATGTTGAATCCTACAACGATGCCGGATATACTTTTATGGGGCAAATGGGAGAGGTAAGAAATGATCAGCTTCAGACAAAAAGGAATTTGATTAACTATAAACTATCTAGCTTAAAATCATTATTGGCAAAGGCAGAACTTATTAAGTCAGAAAAGGAAATTACCAACATACCAACTAAAGTTGCGAGAGAGGTTTCTACCGGAGAAGTGTTCATAGTTCATGGTCATGATGATTTAGCCAAAGCAGAGACAGCTCGTTTTATTGAAAGACTAGGATTCAAACCAATCATATTGCATGAGCAGGCAAGCTCCGGAAAGACTATTATTGAAAAGATAGAGCACTATTCAAATGTCGGATTTGGCATCGTACTCTATACACCGTGCGATTTAGGAGGCAAAACAACTGATTCTCTCAAATCAAGGGCTCGCCAAAACGTAGTATTTGAACATGGGTATTTAATCGGTAAAATTGGGAGAGATAAGGTCTGTGCTTTAGTCAAAGGGGATATTGAAACACCGAATGATATATCTGGCGTTGTTTATATTAGTATGAATAGTTCGCACTGGCAGTTTGATATTGCGAAAGAGCTTCGGAATTCTGGTTATGATGTTGATTTGAATAAACTTTAA
- a CDS encoding DUF4595 domain-containing protein, protein MRKSLSLMLLATTLIVASCKKGTSDEEVQPQSNCQLSQSSYSTGSDTGKILYTYNSDGKVSKVVYDSEDYQETYTYTSTQITKVVKDGNYSRTYTYTLNTQGRVTTETQMAGDYKIDYTYNTEGYLIESIRTNLLNSSTVSTKYTFTDGNLTKIVSPTLTINIVYGGFLTMGNYFNNMDSDLPTFYKGILRSYFGKGSKYEIASVSYNGAAYTEGFSYEKDTNGNITKVTMKASDNKGYTIINTFNCK, encoded by the coding sequence ATGAGAAAATCTCTAAGTTTAATGCTCTTAGCCACTACGCTAATCGTAGCTTCATGCAAAAAAGGTACTTCAGATGAAGAAGTACAGCCACAATCAAACTGCCAACTAAGTCAAAGCAGCTATTCAACTGGTAGTGATACAGGTAAAATCCTCTATACTTATAATAGTGATGGCAAAGTTAGTAAGGTTGTATATGATAGCGAAGACTATCAAGAAACCTACACTTATACATCGACACAAATCACTAAAGTTGTAAAAGATGGCAATTATAGTCGCACTTATACCTACACTTTAAATACCCAAGGTAGAGTTACAACGGAAACTCAAATGGCAGGCGATTATAAGATAGACTATACTTATAATACAGAGGGTTATTTAATAGAATCGATCCGTACCAATCTTTTAAACAGTTCTACAGTATCTACTAAGTACACCTTTACAGATGGTAATCTAACCAAAATCGTTAGTCCAACTTTAACAATTAACATCGTATATGGAGGCTTTTTAACAATGGGCAATTACTTTAACAATATGGATAGTGATTTACCTACATTTTACAAAGGCATACTAAGAAGCTATTTTGGTAAGGGAAGTAAATATGAAATTGCTAGTGTTTCATACAATGGTGCTGCTTATACTGAAGGTTTTAGTTATGAGAAAGATACCAATGGTAACATTACGAAGGTAACAATGAAGGCTAGTGATAATAAAGGATATACAATAATTAACACATTTAATTGTAAATAA
- a CDS encoding abortive infection system antitoxin AbiGi family protein has translation MHFTNSADSLKGILKEGFKVKYCLENVVTPNGALHYSIPMVSFCDIPLSEMKEHITKYGGYGIGLKREWAQANGLNPVLYIDSQSTLGAGFHSSFYAMFNGKMIADLTDLEYKIVDVIRYMKNYEGELIRGEVNNSSYRFADEKEWRYVPSRELAGQILLKGAVLTEEKKSQLNANIGHLRLKFEPKDIKYIIVNDESEINEFIASLREAFANSAPLLEIERLYSRITTTEQIMTDF, from the coding sequence ATGCACTTTACAAATAGTGCTGACAGTCTAAAAGGAATACTCAAAGAGGGATTTAAAGTGAAATATTGCTTAGAGAATGTTGTGACTCCTAATGGTGCACTTCATTATTCAATACCGATGGTTAGCTTTTGCGACATTCCGTTATCAGAAATGAAAGAACACATTACGAAATACGGAGGATATGGTATAGGTTTAAAAAGAGAGTGGGCCCAAGCAAACGGCCTTAATCCTGTACTTTATATCGATAGTCAATCTACTTTAGGCGCAGGATTTCATAGTTCTTTCTATGCAATGTTTAATGGAAAGATGATCGCTGATTTAACAGATTTGGAATATAAAATCGTAGACGTTATTCGTTATATGAAGAATTATGAAGGAGAACTAATTCGAGGCGAGGTAAATAATTCAAGTTACAGGTTTGCCGATGAGAAAGAATGGCGATATGTTCCGAGCCGCGAACTGGCAGGTCAAATACTTCTTAAAGGCGCTGTACTAACTGAAGAAAAGAAGTCTCAGCTTAATGCTAATATAGGCCATTTGAGGTTGAAATTTGAACCGAAGGACATAAAGTATATTATAGTTAATGATGAAAGTGAAATTAACGAATTCATCGCTTCCTTGCGTGAGGCATTTGCCAATTCAGCACCACTTTTAGAAATAGAGAGGCTGTATTCTCGCATTACAACTACTGAACAGATTATGACCGATTTCTAG